The Chryseolinea soli genome contains a region encoding:
- a CDS encoding YbhB/YbcL family Raf kinase inhibitor-like protein, with product MSPFTLFHIDMATLNIQSPAFAHNGYIPAKYTCDAAGVNPPLTFSDIPEKAQTLALIIEDPDAPHGTFDHWLLWNIAPTNAIDENSAPGEQGLNSRQQSGYTGPCPPQGVHHYHFKLFALDLTLDLPGGVDKHTLLKAMDGHVIGTGELIGLYKRQ from the coding sequence ATGAGCCCCTTCACTTTATTTCACATCGACATGGCCACGCTCAACATTCAGAGCCCCGCGTTTGCGCACAACGGCTATATACCCGCGAAGTACACTTGCGATGCTGCTGGCGTCAATCCCCCGCTGACCTTCAGCGACATCCCCGAAAAGGCGCAAACCCTGGCGCTCATCATCGAAGACCCCGACGCACCCCATGGTACTTTTGATCACTGGCTGTTGTGGAACATTGCGCCCACCAACGCGATCGATGAGAACAGCGCGCCCGGCGAACAAGGATTGAACAGCCGACAGCAAAGCGGCTACACCGGTCCCTGCCCGCCACAGGGCGTGCACCACTATCACTTCAAACTATTTGCGCTCGACCTCACACTCGACCTGCCCGGTGGCGTGGATAAACATACGCTGTTAAAAGCTATGGACGGTCACGTGATCGGCACGGGCGAATTGATTGGCTTGTATAAACGACAATAA
- a CDS encoding DUF2188 domain-containing protein translates to MPWTKSDYPDSMKNLPEAVRDKAIDIANALLEEKHMDDGIAIATAISRAKDWAANRDLETERPDASEITDVKQHGEDRYVVPHEKEWAIKVEGEAKVEKVFHTKKDAVRQARREARSVNGSLTIQQKNGKVEKRISYNPRKTAVKQS, encoded by the coding sequence ATGCCTTGGACAAAATCAGATTATCCCGATTCGATGAAGAATCTCCCCGAAGCGGTGCGTGACAAAGCGATTGATATCGCCAACGCCCTGCTGGAGGAAAAGCACATGGACGATGGCATCGCCATTGCCACGGCCATCAGCCGCGCCAAAGACTGGGCCGCCAACCGCGACCTGGAAACAGAACGACCCGATGCCTCCGAAATCACCGACGTGAAACAACACGGTGAAGACCGCTACGTGGTGCCCCACGAAAAAGAATGGGCCATCAAAGTGGAAGGGGAAGCAAAAGTGGAGAAAGTGTTTCACACCAAAAAAGACGCCGTACGCCAGGCACGCCGCGAAGCGCGTTCGGTGAACGGTTCGCTCACGATTCAACAAAAGAATGGCAAAGTAGAGAAGCGGATCTCGTACAATCCGCGGAAAACCGCCGTGAAGCAAAGCTGA
- a CDS encoding RNA polymerase alpha subunit C-terminal domain-containing protein — protein MPPSKKNLRVCEQGHTYYKSTDCPTCPVCEQERKPDSGFLALLGAPARRALENAGISTLKQLSSRSEREILMLHGMGPSSIPKLRKALAAEGLSFRTA, from the coding sequence ATGCCTCCTTCGAAGAAGAACCTGCGGGTTTGTGAACAAGGTCACACATATTACAAAAGCACCGACTGCCCGACCTGCCCGGTTTGCGAACAAGAACGCAAACCGGACAGCGGCTTTCTCGCCCTCCTTGGTGCCCCGGCGCGTCGCGCGCTGGAAAATGCAGGGATAAGCACACTCAAACAACTTTCGTCGCGAAGCGAGCGCGAGATCCTGATGCTGCATGGCATGGGCCCCAGCAGCATCCCCAAGCTGCGAAAAGCGCTCGCGGCCGAAGGATTGTCATTTCGCACGGCATAG
- a CDS encoding SRPBCC family protein: METATKTQITVEALVKVPVEKVWKHWFEPAHITKWCSPSDDWHAPKAENDLRTGGKFVTTMAAKDGSVSFDFEGTYTNVVPHKVVEYTIADGRKVKIIFGSRDAETLITETFDPETINPIEMQRGGWQAILDNFKKYSEANA; the protein is encoded by the coding sequence ATGGAAACTGCAACAAAAACCCAGATCACCGTAGAAGCATTGGTAAAAGTCCCTGTAGAAAAAGTGTGGAAGCACTGGTTCGAGCCGGCACACATCACAAAATGGTGCTCACCCTCCGACGACTGGCATGCACCCAAAGCCGAAAACGACTTGCGCACGGGCGGTAAATTCGTAACCACCATGGCCGCCAAAGACGGTAGCGTCAGCTTCGACTTCGAAGGCACCTACACCAACGTGGTTCCCCACAAAGTAGTGGAGTACACCATCGCCGATGGCCGCAAAGTGAAAATAATCTTTGGATCACGGGACGCCGAAACGCTGATCACGGAGACGTTTGACCCCGAGACCATCAACCCCATCGAGATGCAACGCGGTGGCTGGCAGGCCATTCTCGACAACTTTAAAAAATATTCAGAAGCCAACGCCTAG
- a CDS encoding helix-turn-helix domain-containing protein yields MITKIRTAAEYKLVMKSIEAMLQTATKKGGFHKLSKDESATLAKLSKLAETYEDKDLQLMPIKPKTIQEAVEFKRAEKRLTQAKLAKKLGIGAPKLSQILSGKREPDVVFLKALHKELNIDAEFLLTHA; encoded by the coding sequence ATGATAACCAAGATCAGAACCGCGGCAGAATACAAATTGGTGATGAAGAGCATCGAAGCTATGCTCCAAACCGCGACAAAAAAGGGAGGCTTCCACAAGCTTTCTAAAGATGAGTCGGCGACACTGGCTAAACTCTCCAAGCTGGCTGAAACCTACGAAGACAAAGACCTTCAGCTGATGCCCATAAAGCCGAAGACCATACAAGAAGCAGTAGAATTCAAACGCGCCGAAAAACGCCTCACTCAAGCCAAGCTCGCCAAAAAACTTGGCATCGGGGCACCCAAACTTTCGCAGATCCTATCCGGCAAACGCGAACCCGACGTGGTTTTCCTCAAAGCCCTTCACAAAGAGCTTAATATTGACGCGGAATTCCTGCTGACGCATGCCTAG
- a CDS encoding helix-turn-helix domain-containing protein has protein sequence MIHQLQHNILYSCVEHKKRSNEQLVVEHALGYVVSGESHFYTNQGMQVFGEGTIGLIRKNQLTKTIKAPGPDGAPFKSINIFLDQDSLKRYRAEHNLHAPGRYTGETMINLSRDPFLKSYFDSLLPYFDQPDQLSPALAELKTKEAIELLLRRDPNLKNFLFDFTEPFKIDLEAFMNQNFTYHVSLNQFASLTGRSLATFKRDFQKIFASSPEKWLLKKRLEQAHFLIAQKNQRPTDVYHEVGFENISHFSTAFKNLYGYSPSSLL, from the coding sequence ATGATTCATCAGCTTCAACATAATATCCTGTATTCGTGTGTCGAGCACAAGAAACGAAGTAACGAGCAACTGGTGGTCGAGCATGCCCTGGGCTATGTGGTGTCGGGTGAATCGCACTTCTATACCAACCAGGGCATGCAGGTTTTCGGAGAAGGTACCATCGGCCTCATCCGCAAAAATCAGCTCACCAAGACCATCAAGGCGCCCGGCCCCGATGGCGCGCCGTTCAAATCGATCAACATTTTTCTGGATCAGGACTCCCTGAAACGCTATCGTGCCGAGCACAACCTTCACGCCCCCGGGCGCTACACCGGAGAAACCATGATCAACTTGTCGCGCGACCCGTTCCTGAAAAGTTATTTCGATTCGTTGTTGCCCTACTTCGACCAGCCCGACCAACTCTCGCCCGCATTGGCCGAATTAAAAACCAAGGAAGCGATCGAGCTCCTGCTGCGACGGGATCCGAACTTGAAGAATTTTCTATTCGATTTCACCGAACCTTTCAAAATAGACCTGGAGGCGTTCATGAATCAGAATTTTACCTATCACGTTTCGTTAAACCAGTTTGCCAGCCTCACGGGCCGGAGCCTGGCCACATTCAAACGCGACTTTCAAAAGATCTTTGCTTCCTCTCCCGAGAAATGGTTGTTAAAGAAAAGATTGGAGCAGGCCCATTTTCTGATTGCACAAAAAAATCAGCGGCCTACGGACGTTTATCACGAGGTTGGCTTTGAGAACATATCGCATTTCTCCACCGCGTTCAAGAATTTGTATGGCTATAGTCCGTCGAGCTTGTTGTAG
- a CDS encoding oxidoreductase: protein MKKVVIITGASAGMGKETARFLTQHGYTVYGAARRVDKMSDLQTYGVKLLAMDVTDDESMSDGVRQVIANEGRIDVLINNAGFGSYGAVEDVSMRDAKYQLDVNLFGAARLIQLVLPHMRRQQGGKIVNISSIGGKIATPLGGWYHASKFALEGLSDTLRNEVKPFGIDVILIEPGGVKSEWGRIAFDSLVKVSGHTAYKPLADKFADAFKATEEKNPEPIVIAELIRKAIEAKRPKARYVGGYLAKPAVIARKLLSDRMMDKMIMSQMK from the coding sequence ATGAAAAAAGTAGTCATCATCACAGGCGCCTCCGCCGGCATGGGCAAAGAAACTGCCAGGTTTTTAACACAACACGGCTACACGGTGTACGGCGCCGCCCGGCGTGTAGACAAAATGAGTGACCTCCAAACCTACGGCGTGAAATTGCTCGCCATGGACGTGACGGACGATGAATCGATGTCCGACGGCGTGCGCCAGGTCATCGCCAACGAGGGACGCATTGATGTGCTGATCAACAACGCCGGGTTCGGGTCCTACGGCGCGGTAGAGGATGTATCCATGAGAGACGCGAAGTATCAACTGGACGTGAACTTGTTTGGTGCCGCGCGTCTCATCCAGTTGGTGTTACCCCACATGCGTCGACAACAGGGCGGCAAGATCGTGAACATCTCTTCGATCGGGGGCAAGATCGCCACGCCGTTGGGAGGTTGGTATCATGCCAGCAAGTTTGCCCTGGAAGGACTTAGCGACACGCTGCGCAACGAGGTGAAGCCGTTTGGCATCGACGTGATCCTCATCGAACCCGGTGGCGTGAAATCGGAATGGGGCCGCATTGCCTTCGATAGTCTCGTGAAAGTTTCAGGGCATACGGCCTACAAACCGCTCGCCGATAAATTTGCGGATGCTTTTAAAGCGACGGAAGAGAAAAATCCCGAGCCCATCGTCATTGCCGAACTGATCCGCAAGGCGATCGAAGCCAAACGGCCCAAGGCACGTTATGTGGGAGGCTACCTGGCCAAGCCGGCGGTCATCGCGCGGAAACTACTATCCGATCGCATGATGGATAAAATGATCATGAGTCAAATGAAGTAA
- the fusA gene encoding elongation factor G, with product MAHVDAGKTTVTERILYYTGMIHKMGSVDEGNTTMDTDPQEAKRGITISSAAITTYWEMNGASYQINLIDTPGHVDFTAEVERSLRVLDGAVAVFCARSGVQPQSETVWHQADKYGVPRIIMVNKMDRQGADFIRVVNEIHEKLNVVAVPVQLPLGAEDSFSGVIDLIGWKALQWNNADGKSFEVTDIPATMLELAGHWRQNLLEQLALVDETIFSKFTASMSVTEDEIRRALRSATLSLQVTPVLCGAAFRNKGVQPLLDAIVNYLPAPADVATITGIDPENRQAMKRNTDLDAPLTALVFKVIADDYVGKLVLVRVYSGFLESGQHVLNSRTGKKMRMSRLLRVLSDRFEPVETLQAGDIGALMGLKDARTGDTLSDPLHPLQLESMDFPAPVIGFAIEAKSTADSNKLGEALSKVVEEDPTLSVEVDPQSGQTVLKGMGELHLEVVLEKLASRYDVIVNKGEPRIAYREMLTQAVVHREVFKKQNGGSGNFAEIHFELIPTAEGASGLEFVNDAKGGAIPREFISSVKKGFEEGMRNGVLAGYPVEAMKVRLFDGAIHPKDSHAQDFEMAAWLGFKEAARKASPKLLEPLMRVDVLTPEEYTGAVTGDLNRRRAIIRGIHAKANVQWIDAEVPLAGLFGYVTALRTLSSGRASASLTLSRYQPVPGNIAGQILAKEM from the coding sequence ATGGCCCACGTCGACGCGGGCAAGACCACCGTTACCGAACGCATACTTTATTATACCGGCATGATCCATAAAATGGGAAGTGTCGACGAAGGAAACACCACGATGGACACCGATCCGCAGGAAGCAAAACGCGGCATCACCATTTCGTCGGCGGCCATCACCACCTATTGGGAAATGAATGGCGCGTCGTACCAGATCAACCTGATCGATACGCCTGGGCACGTTGACTTCACGGCGGAAGTAGAACGCTCGCTGCGTGTGCTCGATGGCGCCGTGGCGGTGTTTTGCGCGCGATCGGGCGTGCAACCACAGTCGGAAACCGTTTGGCACCAGGCCGATAAGTATGGTGTGCCGCGCATCATCATGGTGAACAAGATGGACCGGCAAGGTGCCGATTTCATCCGGGTCGTAAACGAGATCCATGAAAAGCTCAACGTGGTGGCTGTGCCGGTACAACTGCCGCTTGGCGCGGAGGATTCTTTTAGCGGCGTGATCGATCTTATCGGATGGAAAGCGCTGCAATGGAACAACGCCGATGGAAAATCCTTCGAGGTGACGGACATTCCAGCGACGATGCTGGAATTGGCTGGTCATTGGAGGCAAAACCTCCTCGAGCAACTGGCGCTGGTGGATGAGACGATCTTCTCCAAGTTTACCGCATCCATGTCGGTGACCGAAGACGAGATCCGAAGGGCGCTGCGAAGCGCTACGCTGTCGTTACAAGTAACGCCAGTGTTGTGTGGAGCGGCCTTCCGCAACAAGGGTGTGCAACCTTTGCTGGATGCCATTGTAAACTATTTGCCCGCTCCTGCGGACGTTGCCACGATAACCGGAATTGATCCCGAAAATCGTCAGGCAATGAAACGCAACACGGATTTGGATGCGCCGTTGACGGCCCTGGTGTTCAAGGTCATTGCCGACGACTATGTAGGCAAACTCGTGTTGGTGCGTGTGTACTCGGGTTTCCTGGAAAGCGGACAACACGTGCTGAACAGCCGCACCGGCAAAAAGATGCGCATGAGCCGCTTGCTCAGAGTTCTTTCCGACAGGTTCGAACCCGTCGAGACACTCCAGGCCGGCGACATCGGTGCCTTGATGGGATTGAAAGACGCTCGTACAGGCGATACGTTGTCTGATCCTTTGCATCCCTTGCAACTGGAGAGCATGGACTTTCCTGCGCCGGTGATTGGCTTTGCCATTGAAGCAAAATCGACCGCCGATTCCAACAAACTGGGTGAGGCCTTGTCGAAGGTGGTGGAAGAAGATCCGACGTTGAGCGTCGAGGTCGATCCGCAATCGGGACAAACTGTCCTGAAGGGCATGGGCGAACTTCATTTGGAAGTGGTGCTGGAGAAGCTGGCGTCGCGCTACGATGTGATCGTCAACAAAGGCGAACCACGCATTGCCTATCGCGAAATGCTGACCCAAGCCGTTGTGCACCGCGAGGTGTTCAAAAAACAAAATGGTGGCAGTGGAAACTTTGCCGAAATCCATTTTGAATTGATCCCCACCGCGGAAGGCGCGTCAGGATTGGAGTTCGTGAACGATGCGAAAGGCGGGGCCATTCCACGGGAATTTATTTCTTCGGTGAAGAAAGGTTTCGAAGAGGGCATGCGCAATGGCGTGTTGGCCGGCTACCCCGTTGAGGCCATGAAGGTGCGCCTCTTCGACGGCGCGATCCACCCGAAGGACTCGCACGCGCAGGACTTTGAAATGGCCGCATGGCTGGGCTTCAAAGAAGCTGCCCGAAAAGCATCGCCGAAGCTGCTCGAGCCGCTCATGCGTGTTGACGTTCTGACACCGGAAGAATACACCGGCGCGGTAACGGGCGACCTGAACCGGCGACGGGCGATCATCCGTGGCATCCATGCCAAAGCAAATGTTCAATGGATCGATGCCGAGGTTCCATTGGCTGGTCTGTTCGGGTACGTCACCGCGCTGCGAACTCTTTCCTCCGGAAGGGCATCTGCTTCGTTGACGCTGAGCCGGTACCAACCGGTTCCCGGCAACATCGCCGGGCAGATCCTGGCAAAGGAAATGTGA
- a CDS encoding antibiotic biosynthesis monooxygenase family protein codes for MKTIRITAIAMALFSCLLAFAQQPSSIASQTSKTKAMKQIFIDKFVLPENAKAEFFQRMNYNRTFLKTQPGFISDAAYERTDEQGNLVVVTVAVWESEDAIAKAKAAVQNEYKRIGFNMPAMLERLKITIERATYHEIGE; via the coding sequence ATGAAAACGATTCGAATCACCGCGATCGCGATGGCCTTGTTCAGTTGCCTTCTCGCTTTCGCTCAACAACCTTCATCCATTGCAAGTCAAACGTCAAAAACAAAAGCCATGAAACAGATCTTCATCGACAAATTCGTCCTCCCGGAAAATGCAAAAGCAGAATTCTTTCAACGCATGAACTATAACCGCACATTCCTCAAAACCCAACCTGGATTTATCAGCGACGCGGCCTATGAACGCACCGACGAGCAGGGGAACCTGGTCGTTGTGACGGTGGCGGTTTGGGAAAGCGAGGATGCCATCGCCAAGGCAAAGGCCGCTGTGCAGAATGAATACAAGCGCATCGGATTTAACATGCCCGCCATGCTAGAGCGATTAAAGATCACGATCGAACGGGCCACGTACCACGAAATTGGGGAGTAA
- a CDS encoding ArsR/SmtB family transcription factor, translating to MRRDVFQAIADPTRRQIINMIAHKQLNIDAVAGNFDVSRPAISKHIKILTECGLVVIHQQGRERFCEARLEKLNEVSDWVEQYRKFWNTRLDALESYLKELQAKKTKRTRKK from the coding sequence ATGCGCAGAGACGTATTTCAGGCCATTGCGGATCCCACGCGGCGGCAGATCATCAACATGATCGCCCATAAGCAGTTGAACATCGACGCCGTGGCCGGAAATTTTGATGTGAGCCGCCCGGCCATTTCCAAACACATCAAGATCCTTACCGAATGTGGACTGGTGGTGATCCACCAGCAGGGACGCGAGCGTTTTTGCGAGGCGCGGTTGGAAAAATTGAACGAGGTGTCGGATTGGGTTGAGCAATACAGGAAGTTCTGGAACACCAGACTGGACGCGCTGGAGAGCTATCTCAAGGAACTACAAGCCAAAAAAACAAAGCGGACGCGAAAGAAATGA
- a CDS encoding SRPBCC family protein produces MAQKNELIHEPVSSELVITRLIAAPRALTFKAWTDPKHLAQWWGPKGFSAPVCRMDPRPGGAIYIEMRGPDGVQFPIQGTVREVVVPEKFVFVTTGFEDAQGIPQVEILNTVTFAEEQGKTRLTLRASVLRATPEMAESIAGMEEGWTQSLERFETLVPGLLAPVVCERTFHAPIATVWKAITNVNDMKQWYFDLAEFKPEVGFTFEFTAGSPEKTYLHRCKVVEVVPGKKLSYSWEYPGNEGLSYVTFELFDENGKTKLKLTHEGVETFPSKENADFAKSSFTQGWNEIINTMLKNFLEPAS; encoded by the coding sequence ATGGCACAAAAAAATGAACTCATTCACGAGCCCGTAAGCAGCGAGCTCGTGATCACCCGGCTCATTGCCGCCCCGCGTGCATTGACCTTCAAAGCGTGGACAGACCCCAAGCATCTTGCGCAATGGTGGGGTCCCAAAGGCTTTAGTGCTCCCGTTTGCCGGATGGATCCGCGCCCCGGTGGCGCCATTTATATTGAGATGCGCGGCCCGGATGGCGTGCAGTTTCCTATCCAGGGCACCGTGCGCGAAGTGGTGGTCCCGGAGAAATTTGTGTTTGTCACCACCGGCTTCGAAGATGCGCAAGGCATTCCTCAAGTGGAAATACTCAACACAGTGACCTTCGCTGAAGAGCAAGGCAAAACCCGGCTCACGCTCCGTGCGTCTGTGCTCCGCGCCACACCCGAAATGGCCGAGTCCATCGCGGGCATGGAAGAAGGTTGGACTCAAAGCCTGGAACGTTTCGAAACGCTTGTTCCGGGTTTGCTGGCACCGGTAGTGTGCGAGCGCACCTTCCATGCTCCGATCGCCACGGTGTGGAAGGCCATCACGAATGTGAACGATATGAAGCAGTGGTATTTCGACCTCGCCGAGTTCAAACCGGAAGTTGGTTTCACGTTTGAGTTCACGGCGGGCTCTCCCGAAAAAACCTATCTGCATCGTTGCAAGGTCGTGGAAGTCGTGCCTGGAAAAAAGCTGAGCTATAGTTGGGAGTATCCCGGCAACGAGGGTTTGTCGTACGTGACGTTCGAGTTGTTTGATGAGAACGGTAAAACCAAACTGAAGCTCACGCACGAAGGCGTGGAGACTTTCCCGTCGAAGGAAAATGCAGACTTCGCCAAGTCGAGCTTTACACAAGGTTGGAACGAGATCATCAATACGATGTTGAAAAACTTCCTGGAACCTGCATCCTGA
- a CDS encoding CPBP family intramembrane glutamic endopeptidase — METTEPLPEPMPTCPNCQGIVQATDNFCGHCGNSLAIASDRDRKEDVFDVLTPTLAYYFITLVLLGIYKLTSVFPEGFEGIVIITVIDVAIVIAFWGNYFQTLKPLFSLRGLSLTVMALTILGAVAGSVVVSVVANWINLSIQDDVFYSTYMFQDTAYPFLLSTLFIAVQPAIFEEVAFRGFLFDNILKVTPGKSTVYITGFVFAIIHLNIISLLWLVPLGLVLGFLRGKYNTLWYGMIAHFTYNFSITVFEFLGWF; from the coding sequence TTGGAAACCACTGAGCCGCTCCCGGAGCCGATGCCGACTTGCCCAAATTGCCAGGGCATCGTTCAAGCAACCGACAACTTTTGTGGACACTGCGGCAATTCACTAGCCATCGCGAGCGATCGCGACCGGAAGGAAGATGTGTTTGACGTTCTCACGCCTACGTTGGCGTACTATTTTATAACGCTTGTGCTGCTGGGCATCTACAAGCTCACGTCCGTTTTCCCCGAGGGCTTCGAGGGCATCGTGATCATCACCGTCATTGACGTGGCCATCGTGATCGCGTTTTGGGGTAATTATTTTCAAACGCTCAAGCCGTTGTTTTCCTTACGAGGACTGAGTCTGACCGTCATGGCGCTCACCATATTGGGTGCGGTGGCGGGCAGTGTGGTGGTGTCGGTCGTGGCCAATTGGATCAATCTTTCCATCCAGGACGATGTGTTCTACAGCACGTATATGTTCCAGGACACCGCGTATCCCTTTTTATTATCCACGCTCTTCATTGCCGTGCAGCCCGCGATTTTTGAAGAGGTCGCTTTCCGCGGATTTTTGTTTGACAATATCCTCAAAGTAACGCCCGGAAAAAGCACCGTCTACATCACCGGGTTTGTTTTTGCCATCATCCACCTCAACATCATCAGCCTGCTCTGGCTCGTCCCGCTGGGATTGGTGCTGGGCTTTTTAAGGGGTAAGTATAATACGCTTTGGTATGGAATGATCGCTCACTTCACCTACAATTTTTCGATCACGGTGTTTGAGTTCCTGGGTTGGTTTTGA
- a CDS encoding PadR family transcriptional regulator: MKKFQLGEFEEVVLLTVGVLYPDAYGVSVKKEIEERLSRKVSVGALQSALKRLEDKGYLKSSEGEATQERAGRPKRYFTITALGRKAMEYTKRTRDELWAAIPKMALHPKMTGI; encoded by the coding sequence ATGAAAAAATTCCAGCTGGGCGAATTTGAAGAAGTTGTATTGCTCACCGTGGGTGTGTTGTACCCCGATGCCTATGGCGTATCCGTCAAAAAAGAAATCGAAGAGCGCCTTTCGCGGAAGGTGAGTGTGGGCGCGCTTCAATCGGCACTCAAGCGATTGGAAGACAAAGGCTACCTGAAGTCGTCGGAGGGGGAGGCCACACAGGAGCGTGCCGGCCGCCCGAAACGCTACTTCACCATCACGGCCCTCGGGCGCAAAGCCATGGAATACACCAAGCGCACGCGCGACGAGCTGTGGGCTGCTATTCCGAAGATGGCCTTACACCCGAAAATGACCGGCATATGA